One window of Paenibacillus albicereus genomic DNA carries:
- a CDS encoding PDZ domain-containing protein yields MEPTLELLRQYGAAALQLLAQPYFYLALIVMAFLYRRLAVTERSLFHVRLHVWPLLLLRSAGWGLLAGAAVSVAAAFIGTTLTPDAVLWLWGTAAVLALIRVRYLCFAYSAGVLGVLQAVCGLLSLEESGGTAGRLGASLAALDMPGLLLLVALLHAAEALLVRKDGGSLASPLYLEGKRGKLIGGYSLQGLWPVPLLLLVPVSGGAEGAAAALPWTPLLGGEAWSAGWTVLALPAIIGFSDLALSELPKHVARLASRRLLLYSLVLVVLALAAAFARPLVVVASLAALGLHEALTQLAERVQRQRPPRFVNDARGLCILGVLPGTPAEEMGLEAGEVLHKVNGLRVRTKEDLHAALHENSAFCRLEVLNLDGQLKFAQRARFAGEHHQLGVVLAPDEDAAYSAVPARGSVLALLLRARRARRRAAGDSASM; encoded by the coding sequence TTGGAACCGACTCTGGAATTGCTGCGACAGTACGGCGCTGCGGCGCTGCAGCTGCTGGCGCAGCCTTATTTCTACCTGGCCTTGATCGTCATGGCCTTCCTCTACCGGCGGCTCGCCGTCACGGAGCGCTCGCTCTTCCACGTGAGGCTGCATGTCTGGCCGCTGCTGCTGCTCCGCTCCGCCGGATGGGGCTTGCTGGCGGGAGCGGCCGTCTCCGTCGCCGCCGCCTTCATCGGCACGACGCTCACGCCGGATGCCGTGCTCTGGCTATGGGGCACCGCCGCCGTGCTCGCCTTGATCCGCGTGCGCTACCTTTGCTTCGCCTACAGCGCGGGCGTGCTGGGCGTGCTGCAGGCCGTCTGCGGCTTGCTTTCGCTGGAGGAGAGCGGCGGGACGGCCGGGCGGCTCGGAGCCTCCCTCGCGGCGCTCGACATGCCGGGACTGCTGCTGCTCGTCGCTTTGCTGCATGCAGCGGAAGCGCTGCTCGTGCGGAAGGACGGGGGGAGCCTCGCCTCGCCGCTGTATTTGGAAGGCAAGCGAGGCAAGCTGATCGGCGGCTACTCGCTGCAAGGCCTGTGGCCGGTGCCGCTGCTGCTGCTCGTGCCGGTGTCCGGCGGAGCGGAAGGAGCCGCCGCCGCGCTGCCCTGGACGCCGCTGCTCGGCGGCGAAGCCTGGAGCGCCGGCTGGACGGTGCTGGCGCTGCCGGCCATCATCGGCTTCTCCGACCTGGCGCTGTCCGAGCTGCCCAAGCATGTGGCCCGCCTCGCCTCGCGCCGGCTGCTGCTCTACAGCCTGGTCCTCGTCGTGCTGGCGCTGGCGGCGGCATTCGCCCGGCCGCTCGTCGTGGTCGCCTCCTTGGCCGCGCTCGGCTTGCACGAAGCGTTGACGCAGCTCGCCGAGCGCGTGCAGCGGCAGCGTCCGCCCCGGTTCGTCAACGACGCCCGCGGCCTCTGCATTCTCGGCGTGCTGCCCGGCACGCCGGCAGAGGAGATGGGGCTCGAGGCGGGGGAGGTGCTGCACAAGGTGAACGGATTGCGCGTGCGCACCAAGGAGGACCTGCATGCCGCCCTCCACGAGAACTCCGCCTTCTGCCGGCTCGAGGTGCTCAACCTGGACGGGCAGCTCAAGTTCGCGCAGCGGGCCCGCTTCGCCGGCGAGCATCACCAGCTCGGCGTCGTGCTCGCGCCGGACGAGGACGCGGCCTACAGCGCCGTGCCGGCGCGCGGCTCCGTCCTGGCGCTGCTGCTGCGGGCGCGGCGGGCGCGGCGCAGGGCGGCCGGCGATTCCGCTTCGATGTGA
- a CDS encoding S41 family peptidase: MKRNEHAAAGPRRIKAALSASLAAALLLGGALPAGTASAKPAPAEAARPAHPALGWERTQPAASAGLTKEEEQRLNAVMELIQRQYYEPVDRDKLISGALSGMVEALGDPYSSYMDAKAAKQFSETVEGAFGGVGAEVTSESGKIVIVSPIKGSPAEKAGLQAKDVILSVNGVGLSGLPITEAVAKLRGPKGSSAELVILRAGRANPFGVKLVRAEIDIETVEGKLLADGIGLIEIRQFSLNTADRFAEELDKLEKRKLRGLVIDVRNNPGGILPVVERIAQPFVPKGRPILQIAQRGAKPEQVLSEGGGKPYPVAVLMNKGSASASEILAGALQESAGAVLVGETSFGKGTVQVSYDRHLEGGLVKMTIAKWLTPGGGWIHKRGIKPDVAVRPPALYAATRLAKTGTIPSDAISDDAKSLQVMLKGLGYDPGRLDGYYSSGTAQAVRGFQRASGLKESGQADPATQRKLEEAVQAWVGGDEHDTQLDAAVRALREGKGAPRL, encoded by the coding sequence ATGAAGCGAAACGAACACGCAGCGGCCGGACCGCGCCGGATCAAGGCGGCGCTGTCGGCGTCGCTGGCCGCCGCGCTGCTGCTGGGCGGAGCGTTGCCGGCGGGAACGGCAAGCGCCAAGCCAGCGCCTGCGGAGGCGGCGCGGCCGGCTCATCCGGCACTAGGCTGGGAGCGAACGCAACCGGCGGCCTCCGCCGGCTTGACGAAGGAAGAGGAGCAGCGGCTGAATGCGGTCATGGAGCTGATCCAGCGGCAATATTACGAGCCCGTCGACCGCGACAAGCTCATCAGCGGCGCGCTGAGCGGCATGGTGGAGGCGCTTGGCGATCCTTATTCCTCCTATATGGACGCAAAAGCCGCCAAGCAGTTCTCCGAGACAGTGGAAGGCGCGTTCGGCGGCGTCGGCGCGGAGGTGACGTCCGAGAGCGGCAAAATCGTCATCGTCTCGCCGATCAAGGGCTCTCCGGCCGAGAAGGCGGGCCTGCAGGCGAAGGACGTCATCCTGTCCGTGAACGGCGTCGGCCTGTCGGGGCTGCCGATCACCGAGGCGGTCGCCAAGCTTCGCGGGCCCAAGGGCAGCTCCGCCGAGCTCGTCATCCTGCGTGCGGGGCGGGCCAATCCGTTCGGGGTGAAGCTGGTGCGCGCCGAGATCGACATCGAGACGGTGGAGGGCAAGCTGCTTGCGGACGGCATCGGATTGATCGAGATCCGGCAGTTCTCCCTGAATACGGCCGACCGGTTCGCCGAGGAGCTGGACAAGCTGGAGAAGCGCAAGCTCCGAGGCCTCGTCATCGACGTGCGCAACAACCCGGGCGGCATCCTGCCGGTCGTGGAGCGGATCGCGCAGCCGTTCGTGCCGAAGGGGCGGCCGATCCTGCAGATCGCGCAGCGCGGGGCGAAGCCGGAGCAGGTGCTGTCGGAGGGCGGCGGCAAGCCGTATCCGGTCGCGGTACTGATGAACAAAGGCAGCGCCAGCGCCTCGGAAATCCTTGCCGGAGCGCTTCAGGAATCTGCTGGCGCGGTGCTCGTCGGCGAGACTTCGTTCGGCAAAGGGACCGTGCAGGTCAGCTATGACCGCCATCTCGAAGGCGGGCTCGTCAAGATGACGATCGCCAAGTGGCTGACGCCGGGCGGCGGCTGGATCCACAAGCGCGGCATCAAGCCGGACGTAGCGGTCCGCCCTCCCGCGCTGTACGCCGCGACGCGGCTGGCCAAGACGGGCACGATTCCTTCCGATGCGATCAGCGACGACGCCAAGAGCCTGCAGGTGATGCTGAAGGGACTCGGCTACGATCCCGGACGCCTCGACGGCTATTACAGCAGCGGCACCGCCCAAGCGGTACGCGGCTTCCAGCGGGCCAGCGGCCTCAAGGAGAGCGGCCAGGCCGATCCGGCGACCCAGCGCAAGCTGGAGGAAGCGGTGCAGGCTTGGGTCGGCGGAGACGAGCATGACACGCAGCTGGACGCGGCCGTACGGGCGCTTCGCGAGGGCAAGGGAGCGCCGCGGCTTTAA
- a CDS encoding murein hydrolase activator EnvC family protein, producing the protein MNRTIRRLAGSVLAGALILTAMPQAAGAVSQSEKINRELKQVRQQMQAAAQGRKQADAQSKTVLTQKFYTAESLKAVMTEIDTVGSRMSAVQSQVSTTTQALEQTARELDEAEQRIARQDERLQSRMRVTYMNGRVSYLDVLLNATSFSDFLGRLDSLHTIMSQDKETLQDRKQDKQLVAAKKAEVEQKLAEVKMLYAKVAEYQGVLADKEAQKTQLISSYNTKLGELGDISEEQEKLLLELAAKESALIKKKNALKTTYSGGMLAAPIKASYRLSSNYGYRIHPISGQRKLHAGADMAAPAGTNIYAAEGGVVLVAQWWSGYGNCIVIDHGGGLWTIYGHIRDGGILVEKGQTVKRGDHIGEVGSTGNSTGNHLHFEVRKNGEPVNPLPYFKGKAN; encoded by the coding sequence TTGAACAGAACGATCCGCAGGCTGGCCGGCTCCGTGCTGGCCGGCGCGCTTATCCTGACCGCCATGCCGCAAGCGGCTGGAGCGGTGTCGCAGTCCGAGAAGATCAACCGCGAGCTCAAGCAGGTGCGCCAGCAGATGCAGGCGGCCGCGCAGGGCCGCAAGCAGGCGGATGCGCAGTCCAAGACCGTGCTGACGCAGAAGTTCTATACCGCCGAGTCGCTCAAGGCGGTCATGACCGAGATCGACACCGTCGGCTCCCGCATGAGCGCCGTCCAGTCGCAGGTGTCCACCACGACGCAGGCGCTCGAGCAGACCGCCCGCGAGCTGGACGAGGCGGAGCAGCGGATCGCCCGGCAGGACGAGCGGCTGCAGTCGCGCATGCGCGTCACCTACATGAACGGGCGCGTCAGCTACCTCGACGTGCTGCTGAACGCGACAAGCTTCTCCGACTTCCTCGGCCGTCTCGACTCGCTTCATACGATCATGTCCCAGGACAAGGAGACGCTGCAGGACCGCAAGCAGGACAAGCAGCTCGTCGCCGCCAAAAAGGCCGAGGTCGAGCAGAAGCTCGCCGAGGTGAAGATGCTGTACGCCAAAGTGGCCGAATATCAAGGTGTGCTGGCCGACAAGGAAGCGCAGAAGACGCAGCTGATTTCCTCCTACAACACCAAGCTCGGCGAGCTCGGCGACATCAGCGAGGAGCAGGAGAAGCTGCTGCTGGAGCTGGCCGCCAAGGAATCCGCGCTCATCAAGAAAAAGAACGCGCTGAAGACGACCTATAGCGGAGGGATGCTCGCGGCGCCGATCAAGGCCTCGTACCGGCTGAGCTCGAACTACGGCTACCGCATCCACCCGATCAGCGGCCAGCGCAAGCTCCACGCCGGTGCCGACATGGCGGCTCCGGCAGGCACGAACATCTACGCCGCGGAAGGCGGCGTCGTGCTCGTCGCCCAGTGGTGGAGCGGCTACGGCAACTGCATCGTCATCGACCACGGAGGCGGCTTGTGGACGATCTACGGCCATATCCGCGACGGCGGCATTCTCGTGGAGAAGGGCCAGACCGTCAAGCGCGGCGACCACATCGGCGAGGTCGGCTCGACCGGCAACTCGACCGGCAACCACCTGCACTTCGAGGTGCGCAAGAACGGCGAGCCGGTCAACCCGCTTCCTTATTTCAAAGGCAAGGCCAACTGA
- the ftsX gene encoding permease-like cell division protein FtsX translates to MKLRTLARHLREGVRGIFRNGWMSFASISSIFISLFILGVFVLLALNVSKLADQLESQVEIRAFLQLDMAPESASALETKLRAIPEVKSVEYRTPEQNLQEMSEMLGDDGKQLLEDYQGEDNPLPASFTIEVYDPQTITAAAAQVQAISAAQDPPAFQQVKYGQGTVETLFKITNAVRNIGLILVAGLAVTAMFLIATTIKTTIIARQREISIMKLVGATNAFIRWPFFVEGALIGFLSSTLTALVVVLGYGELIRQSEFDLGLMSIRLVSMEEAAGIIVPVTIGIGTLLGVWGSILSVRRYLRV, encoded by the coding sequence ATGAAGCTTAGGACGCTGGCGAGGCACCTGCGCGAAGGCGTCCGGGGCATCTTCCGCAACGGCTGGATGAGCTTCGCGTCGATCAGCAGCATCTTCATCTCCCTGTTCATCCTCGGCGTGTTCGTGCTGCTGGCGCTCAATGTGAGCAAGCTCGCCGACCAGCTGGAGAGCCAGGTCGAGATCCGGGCGTTCCTGCAGCTGGACATGGCGCCGGAGAGCGCCTCCGCGCTGGAGACCAAGCTGCGCGCCATCCCGGAGGTCAAGAGCGTGGAGTACCGCACGCCGGAGCAGAACCTGCAGGAGATGAGCGAGATGCTCGGCGACGACGGCAAGCAGCTGCTCGAGGATTACCAGGGCGAGGACAACCCGCTCCCGGCGAGCTTCACGATCGAGGTGTACGACCCGCAGACGATCACGGCCGCCGCCGCGCAGGTGCAGGCGATCAGCGCCGCGCAGGACCCGCCGGCGTTCCAGCAGGTCAAGTACGGCCAAGGCACGGTCGAGACGCTGTTCAAGATCACGAACGCGGTGCGCAACATCGGCCTCATCCTCGTGGCGGGACTGGCCGTGACGGCGATGTTCCTGATCGCCACGACGATCAAGACGACGATCATCGCCCGTCAGCGCGAGATCAGCATCATGAAGCTGGTCGGAGCGACCAACGCGTTCATCCGCTGGCCGTTCTTCGTCGAGGGGGCGCTCATCGGCTTCCTTTCCTCGACGCTGACCGCCTTGGTCGTCGTGCTCGGCTACGGCGAGCTCATCCGCCAGTCCGAGTTCGATCTCGGCCTGATGAGCATCCGGCTCGTCTCCATGGAGGAGGCGGCCGGCATCATCGTCCCGGTGACGATCGGCATCGGCACCTTGCTCGGCGTGTGGGGAAGCATTTTGTCCGTCCGCAGATACTTGAGAGTGTAG
- the ftsE gene encoding cell division ATP-binding protein FtsE, whose protein sequence is MIEMMDIWKTYPNGAHALKGISVVIDRNEFVYIVGPSGAGKSTFMKLIYREEFPTKGQLFVNGFNIGKLKPRKIPYVRRNIGVIFQDYRLLPKLTAYENVAFAMEVIEAPRKLMKKRTMEVLELVGLGGKHAHLPAQLSGGEQQRVAIARAIVNNPSVIVADEPTGNLDPETSWGIMNLLEEINFRGTTIVMATHNREIVNTLRKRVIAIENGLIARDQARGEYGYEA, encoded by the coding sequence GTGATTGAAATGATGGACATCTGGAAGACCTACCCCAACGGCGCTCACGCGCTGAAGGGCATATCCGTGGTCATCGACCGCAATGAATTCGTGTACATCGTCGGGCCGTCCGGCGCCGGCAAGTCCACGTTCATGAAGCTGATCTACCGCGAGGAGTTCCCGACCAAGGGGCAGCTGTTCGTGAACGGCTTCAATATAGGCAAGCTCAAGCCGCGCAAGATTCCGTACGTGCGGCGCAACATCGGCGTCATCTTCCAGGATTACCGGCTGCTGCCCAAGCTGACCGCCTACGAGAACGTCGCGTTCGCGATGGAGGTCATCGAGGCGCCGCGCAAGCTGATGAAGAAGCGCACGATGGAGGTGCTGGAGCTCGTCGGCCTCGGCGGCAAGCACGCCCATCTGCCGGCCCAGCTGTCCGGCGGCGAGCAGCAGCGCGTCGCGATCGCGCGCGCGATCGTCAACAACCCGAGCGTCATCGTCGCCGATGAGCCGACCGGCAACCTCGATCCCGAGACGAGCTGGGGCATCATGAACCTGCTCGAGGAGATCAATTTCCGGGGAACGACCATCGTCATGGCCACCCACAACCGCGAGATCGTCAACACGCTGCGCAAGCGCGTCATCGCCATCGAGAACGGACTGATCGCGCGCGACCAGGCGAGAGGGGAATACGGCTATGAAGCTTAG